One window from the genome of Pelodictyon luteolum DSM 273 encodes:
- a CDS encoding radical SAM protein yields MKHVFGPVSSKRLGQSLGVDLLPPKSCTWNCIYCQLGRTRAYTLERKEFYPPEDILLEIQEALHSGARIDWITFVGSGETMLYQGIGRLIDEVKKMTDIPVAVITNGSLFSLPEVRSELLHADAVLPSLNAGSEELHQRISRPAPGFTFSLHLEGLRQFRREYSGRLWVEVMLLGGVNDSDEALQDIASALRSINPDMVHLVIPTRPSTEKDVLLPDEERIERAAAILAEVAPLVHPVKGSMDLTRSADLLEAVTAITLRHPVQQRELLSALEACFPDLPDKAAETLSAMFATGRFSLIEQGGEPYWTKREA; encoded by the coding sequence ATGAAGCATGTGTTCGGACCGGTATCCTCAAAGCGCCTCGGCCAGTCGCTTGGCGTCGACCTTCTGCCTCCTAAGAGCTGTACCTGGAACTGTATCTACTGCCAGCTCGGTCGTACAAGGGCGTACACGCTGGAGAGGAAGGAGTTCTACCCGCCTGAAGACATCCTGCTTGAAATACAGGAGGCGCTTCACTCCGGAGCGCGGATCGATTGGATCACCTTCGTCGGTTCAGGGGAGACCATGCTCTACCAGGGCATCGGTCGCCTTATTGACGAAGTAAAAAAGATGACGGATATTCCCGTGGCGGTGATCACCAACGGCTCGCTGTTCTCTTTACCCGAAGTCCGCAGCGAACTGCTGCATGCCGATGCTGTCCTGCCCTCGCTCAATGCCGGGTCGGAGGAACTGCACCAAAGAATCAGCCGTCCGGCTCCGGGGTTTACTTTTTCGCTTCATCTCGAAGGGCTTCGCCAGTTCCGCAGGGAGTACAGCGGCCGTCTCTGGGTGGAGGTCATGCTGCTCGGCGGGGTGAACGACAGCGATGAGGCCCTGCAGGATATCGCCTCTGCGCTCAGGAGCATCAATCCCGACATGGTGCATCTCGTCATTCCTACCCGGCCATCGACCGAGAAGGACGTTCTTCTGCCGGACGAAGAGCGTATAGAGCGTGCAGCCGCCATCCTTGCTGAGGTCGCACCGCTGGTCCATCCGGTGAAAGGCTCTATGGACCTCACCCGATCCGCTGACCTTCTGGAAGCTGTGACGGCCATCACCCTTCGCCATCCCGTCCAGCAGCGAGAACTTCTCTCGGCCCTTGAAGCCTGTTTTCCCGACCTGCCGGACAAAGCCGCCGAAACCCTCAGTGCAATGTTCGCCACCGGGAGGTTCAGCCTCATCGAGCAGGGAGGAGAGCCTTACTGGACGAAAAGAGAGGCATGA
- the greA gene encoding transcription elongation factor GreA has protein sequence MSERVYLTRDGYNRLKEELQVLVQETRKEVLEKIAEARSHGDLSENAEYDAAREEQSQTESRIADLENKLASATILDPKQIKTDKVYILTSVELRNLDAPKEIIEYTLVSSEEADSDLGKISVRSPVGRALIGKTAGDKVTIVVPKGELHYEILKIFVK, from the coding sequence ATGAGTGAGAGAGTGTACCTGACCAGAGATGGATACAACCGGTTGAAAGAGGAGCTGCAGGTGCTGGTGCAGGAAACCAGAAAAGAGGTCCTCGAAAAGATCGCCGAGGCCCGTTCACACGGGGATTTAAGCGAAAATGCAGAATATGATGCCGCAAGGGAGGAGCAGTCCCAGACCGAGTCCCGCATCGCCGACCTTGAAAACAAGCTGGCATCGGCTACCATCCTTGACCCGAAGCAGATCAAGACCGACAAAGTCTACATCCTCACCTCCGTTGAGCTCCGCAACCTCGACGCTCCTAAGGAAATCATAGAGTACACCCTTGTCTCCTCAGAAGAGGCCGACAGCGACCTCGGAAAGATCTCCGTCCGCTCTCCAGTCGGCAGAGCGCTTATCGGCAAAACAGCCGGTGACAAGGTCACCATCGTCGTTCCGAAGGGCGAACTGCACTATGAAATCCTTAAAATCTTCGTAAAGTAA
- a CDS encoding DegQ family serine endoprotease, translated as MKPLLLVLAGIAIGAMVFSNLEFSFSGFGSSSGKELSFSGGPRYAEAKNTIEDYPVQSLKSFNEAFVQIAESATPSVVTVYTEKTVSRRMISPFDFFGHQFDDFFSFPGMDRSEGRKQIQHGIGSGVIVTDDGYILTNNHVIDGADTVFIRTSDNRRLDARVIGTDPKTDLAVIKVTAGNLKPIALGNSDQLRVGEWVIAIGSPLGENLARTVTQGIVSAKGRANVGLADYEDFIQTDAAINPGNSGGPLVNINGELVGINTAIASRTGGFEGIGFAVPSNMARRVMTALITNGKVTRGYLGVSIQDIDDNLAKAMQLERADGALVGTVVASSPAAAAGIATGDVITTFNGAPVKGSVELRNTIAGLAPGTEVSLTFLREGRKRTVRVRLGQQPAPEPVVTGAPGQSNRALGFTAAPLTPEQARRLGPGSGKVVITSVEQAGNAYRAGLRKGDVILAVNRKPVESFAAFGTAVRSIKEGELLFLLVDRQGNKIYFAFNL; from the coding sequence ATGAAACCCCTGCTGCTGGTTCTTGCGGGGATCGCCATCGGCGCAATGGTCTTCAGCAACCTTGAATTCTCCTTTTCGGGCTTCGGTTCCAGTTCCGGAAAAGAGCTGTCGTTTTCGGGGGGGCCGCGTTATGCTGAAGCGAAAAACACCATTGAGGACTACCCCGTGCAGTCCCTCAAGAGCTTCAACGAGGCCTTTGTGCAGATTGCAGAGTCTGCTACGCCGTCGGTGGTGACTGTTTATACTGAAAAGACCGTCAGCCGACGCATGATCTCACCGTTCGACTTTTTCGGCCATCAGTTCGATGACTTTTTCAGCTTCCCCGGAATGGATCGCAGTGAGGGTCGGAAGCAGATCCAGCATGGAATCGGTTCGGGCGTCATCGTGACGGATGATGGCTACATCCTCACCAACAACCACGTTATCGACGGTGCCGATACGGTCTTTATCCGAACCTCCGACAACCGCCGGCTGGACGCCAGGGTTATCGGCACTGATCCCAAGACCGACCTGGCCGTCATAAAGGTGACAGCCGGGAACCTGAAGCCCATTGCCCTCGGCAACAGCGATCAGCTGCGGGTCGGTGAATGGGTCATCGCCATCGGCAGTCCTCTCGGCGAAAACCTTGCCAGAACCGTCACCCAGGGAATTGTGAGCGCAAAGGGGCGGGCCAATGTCGGGTTGGCCGACTATGAGGACTTCATCCAGACCGATGCGGCCATCAACCCCGGTAACTCCGGCGGACCTCTCGTCAACATCAACGGGGAACTCGTCGGCATCAATACCGCCATCGCCAGCCGGACGGGCGGGTTCGAGGGCATCGGCTTTGCCGTCCCTTCGAACATGGCCAGGAGGGTCATGACCGCCCTCATCACCAACGGTAAGGTGACCCGCGGCTACCTCGGGGTCAGCATACAGGATATCGATGACAACCTCGCCAAAGCGATGCAGCTTGAGCGGGCGGATGGTGCGCTCGTCGGAACAGTTGTCGCTTCGAGCCCTGCGGCCGCGGCGGGAATCGCGACCGGAGATGTGATCACCACCTTCAACGGTGCTCCGGTCAAAGGAAGCGTGGAGCTTCGCAACACCATCGCCGGCCTGGCGCCGGGAACCGAGGTATCCCTCACGTTCCTGCGCGAGGGCCGGAAGCGCACCGTCCGCGTGCGCCTGGGTCAGCAGCCCGCACCCGAACCGGTCGTTACGGGTGCCCCCGGGCAGTCCAACCGTGCTCTCGGGTTCACCGCTGCTCCGCTCACCCCGGAACAGGCCCGCAGGCTCGGCCCCGGGTCGGGCAAGGTCGTCATAACTTCTGTCGAACAGGCCGGCAACGCTTACCGGGCAGGTCTGCGCAAGGGTGACGTGATCCTTGCCGTCAACCGTAAGCCTGTGGAATCGTTCGCTGCATTCGGCACCGCAGTCAGGAGCATCAAAGAGGGAGAACTGCTGTTTCTTCTCGTCGACCGCCAGGGGAACAAGATATATTTTGCCTTCAACCTGTAA
- the tpiA gene encoding triose-phosphate isomerase, whose protein sequence is MRRKIVVGNWKMNKTVAESTALATAVIAALGDGCSACEAGIAPTYPALDAVGRALEGSGIALVAQNCHYEDDGAYTGEVSTGMLKAVGCSYVIIGHSERRQYFGETDETVNLRIKKVLASGMKVILCVGETLAEREEGVTGTVVSRQVTEGLKGVADITDLVIAYEPVWAIGTGKTASSDQAQEVHRLIRDTVKGMYGAEVSEAVRIQYGGSVKASNAEELFAMPDIDGGLIGGASLNAADFAAIVKAGC, encoded by the coding sequence ATGCGCAGAAAAATCGTTGTCGGCAACTGGAAAATGAACAAAACGGTCGCAGAGTCGACTGCACTTGCCACGGCGGTCATCGCTGCGCTTGGTGACGGGTGTTCGGCCTGCGAGGCCGGCATTGCCCCGACCTATCCCGCACTTGACGCCGTCGGGCGTGCTTTAGAGGGCAGCGGCATCGCGCTTGTGGCCCAGAACTGTCACTATGAAGACGACGGGGCATACACCGGAGAGGTCTCAACCGGCATGTTGAAGGCAGTCGGCTGCAGCTACGTCATCATCGGCCACTCCGAGCGCCGCCAGTATTTCGGGGAGACGGACGAGACCGTCAATCTCCGCATCAAGAAAGTGCTCGCTTCCGGCATGAAGGTTATCCTCTGCGTCGGCGAAACGCTTGCTGAGCGTGAAGAAGGGGTAACCGGCACCGTGGTTTCACGGCAGGTGACCGAGGGGCTGAAAGGCGTTGCAGACATTACCGATCTCGTGATCGCCTATGAGCCGGTATGGGCCATCGGAACAGGCAAGACCGCTTCTTCCGATCAGGCTCAGGAAGTCCACCGCCTGATCCGTGATACGGTGAAGGGAATGTACGGCGCTGAAGTCTCCGAGGCCGTGCGCATCCAGTACGGTGGAAGCGTCAAGGCTTCAAACGCCGAGGAACTCTTCGCCATGCCGGACATCGACGGCGGACTTATCGGAGGTGCCAGCCTCAACGCTGCTGATTTCGCAGCCATCGTCAAGGCTGGCTGCTGA
- the trpE gene encoding anthranilate synthase component I: protein MPDTRGRAPYFLKPLVREIHADTETPVSVYMKLQGPNTCLLESVEGEERLARFSYIALDPVAILRGSVDGPAGVEVLDQRFSGLLDAAAPETGLRQMIDRCLDAFDTESIPGRKNGSAQMITSGVFGYFGYDAMHLVERIPKAAEPDPAGMPDVCLLFCDTLVVFDNIMRRLFIVSNHLDETDRSAAEGKIEVIVERIFRPLERDEIAFRPEKPEPVVSNTEKDEYLRKVAVAKEHIMAGDIFQVQVSQRLRRHLNTRPFDVYRMLRTVNPSPYLYYFELDDFQIVGSSPELLVKVECDASGRRIVDTRPIAGTRHRGATYEEDARIAEELLKDEKECAEHLMLIDLSRNDIGRIAKIGTVETNEKMIIEKYSHVMHIVSNVRGELQDELGTMDAFWSCFPAGTLTGAPKVRAMEIIYELEKEKRGLYGGAVGYLDFKGNLTTAIAIRTMVVHDDTIYFQAAGGIVADSTPESEYQETMNKMKAGLTAVERLESPM, encoded by the coding sequence ATGCCAGATACCCGAGGGCGTGCCCCATATTTTCTCAAACCGCTGGTCCGGGAAATCCATGCCGACACCGAAACTCCGGTTTCCGTATACATGAAGCTCCAGGGCCCCAACACCTGTCTGCTTGAGTCGGTCGAGGGCGAAGAGCGGCTTGCACGATTTTCCTATATCGCGCTCGATCCAGTTGCCATCCTTCGCGGTTCCGTCGACGGGCCGGCCGGAGTGGAGGTTCTCGACCAACGTTTCAGCGGCCTGCTGGATGCCGCTGCTCCTGAAACCGGCCTCCGTCAGATGATCGACCGGTGCCTCGATGCGTTCGATACCGAAAGCATTCCGGGGCGGAAGAACGGCTCAGCACAGATGATCACTTCCGGTGTATTCGGCTATTTCGGCTACGATGCGATGCATCTTGTCGAGAGGATCCCGAAAGCGGCGGAACCTGATCCTGCCGGCATGCCGGACGTATGCCTCCTTTTCTGCGACACCCTTGTCGTTTTCGACAACATCATGCGCCGGCTCTTCATCGTTTCCAATCATCTCGACGAAACGGACCGGTCGGCGGCGGAGGGAAAGATCGAAGTGATTGTAGAGCGGATTTTCCGTCCGCTCGAGCGCGATGAGATCGCCTTCAGGCCCGAAAAACCGGAGCCGGTGGTTTCGAACACTGAAAAAGACGAATACCTCCGGAAAGTCGCGGTGGCCAAGGAGCACATCATGGCGGGCGACATCTTCCAGGTACAGGTGTCGCAGCGGCTGCGCCGTCACCTCAACACCCGGCCGTTCGACGTCTACCGGATGCTTCGCACCGTCAACCCCTCACCCTACCTCTATTATTTCGAACTCGACGATTTCCAGATCGTCGGCTCCTCGCCGGAACTGCTGGTGAAGGTGGAGTGTGATGCCTCCGGCCGGAGGATCGTCGATACCCGGCCGATTGCCGGCACCCGCCACCGCGGAGCGACCTACGAGGAGGATGCCCGCATCGCTGAAGAACTTCTCAAAGACGAGAAGGAGTGCGCCGAGCACCTCATGCTGATCGACCTCAGCCGGAACGATATCGGCCGGATTGCCAAGATCGGGACCGTGGAGACCAATGAGAAGATGATCATCGAGAAATACTCCCATGTGATGCATATCGTCAGCAATGTGCGCGGTGAGTTGCAGGACGAACTGGGTACCATGGACGCCTTCTGGTCGTGCTTCCCCGCCGGGACCCTCACCGGCGCCCCGAAAGTCCGCGCAATGGAGATCATCTACGAACTCGAAAAAGAGAAACGCGGTCTGTACGGCGGGGCTGTCGGGTACCTGGATTTCAAGGGGAACCTCACGACCGCCATCGCCATCCGCACCATGGTGGTGCATGATGATACCATCTATTTCCAGGCGGCCGGCGGCATCGTCGCCGACTCGACGCCTGAGTCCGAGTACCAGGAAACCATGAACAAGATGAAGGCGGGTCTCACTGCCGTAGAGCGTCTCGAGTCACCTATGTAA
- the thiC gene encoding phosphomethylpyrimidine synthase ThiC: protein MAHSNQDPHCPEHRLYGNSSRKIHVDGTLWPLRVGMREITLSRPYLSGGQEFTSFPIYDTSGPYSDPSVTFDPEKGIPPVRDGWGFIARESDRAAATAPEGSMTTRIPRKAKEGSGITQMHFAKKGVITPEMEYVAIRENQRLEEWTLSHGRGAVHATPVTPEFVRSEIARGRAIIPANINHPELEPMIIGRNFRVKINANIGNSALSSSIAEEVEKSVWACRWGADTVMDLSTGKNIHTTREWILRNSPVPIGTVPIYQALEKVGGIAEALTWELYRDTLIEQALQGVDYFTIHAGILRRHLPPAEKRLTGIVSRGGSIMAKWCKANGKENFLYEHFEEICEILETYDIAVSLGDALRPGSISDANDEAQFGELKVLGELTTAAWQHDVQVMIEGPGHVPFHMIEENMQKQLEYCHEAPFYTLGPLVTDIAAGYDHVNSSIGGTLIAFHGCSMLCYVTPKEHLGLPDRDDVREGVVVHRIAAHAADIAKGSPAAWLHDELMSQARYAFAWEDQFNLSLDPEKARKLHTESLKAAGHTGADPDFCTMCGPDFCSMKKSKEAKTLH from the coding sequence ATGGCCCACTCCAATCAGGATCCGCACTGCCCCGAACACCGCCTGTACGGGAACTCGTCCAGAAAAATCCATGTCGACGGCACCCTCTGGCCCCTGCGGGTCGGCATGCGTGAAATCACCCTATCAAGACCATACCTTTCCGGCGGACAAGAGTTCACCAGCTTCCCCATCTACGATACCAGCGGGCCCTATTCTGATCCATCAGTCACCTTCGATCCTGAAAAGGGTATCCCCCCCGTAAGGGATGGCTGGGGATTCATTGCACGGGAATCCGACAGAGCCGCCGCAACCGCGCCCGAAGGCTCCATGACGACACGCATACCCAGAAAAGCCAAAGAAGGCTCAGGCATTACGCAGATGCACTTTGCAAAAAAAGGGGTCATCACACCTGAAATGGAGTATGTGGCCATACGGGAAAACCAGAGGCTTGAAGAGTGGACGCTATCCCACGGCCGCGGAGCCGTCCACGCCACACCCGTCACACCGGAATTCGTCCGGAGCGAGATCGCCCGGGGAAGGGCCATCATACCCGCCAACATCAACCACCCCGAACTTGAGCCGATGATCATCGGCCGGAACTTCAGGGTAAAGATCAACGCCAACATAGGCAACTCCGCACTCAGTTCCTCCATTGCCGAAGAGGTCGAAAAGTCGGTTTGGGCCTGCCGCTGGGGCGCCGATACCGTGATGGACCTCAGCACCGGAAAAAACATCCACACCACAAGAGAGTGGATTCTTCGAAACTCCCCCGTCCCCATCGGCACCGTACCGATCTATCAGGCACTTGAAAAAGTAGGCGGAATCGCCGAAGCCCTCACCTGGGAGCTCTATCGCGATACCCTCATCGAGCAGGCGCTCCAGGGGGTCGACTATTTCACCATCCACGCAGGAATCCTCCGCCGCCACCTGCCGCCTGCCGAAAAGCGCCTGACGGGAATTGTCTCCCGGGGCGGCTCCATCATGGCAAAGTGGTGCAAGGCCAATGGCAAAGAAAACTTCCTTTACGAACATTTCGAGGAAATCTGTGAGATCCTGGAGACCTATGACATCGCCGTTTCGCTCGGCGACGCCCTCCGTCCCGGCAGCATATCTGACGCCAACGACGAAGCGCAGTTCGGAGAACTCAAAGTGCTAGGAGAACTGACAACCGCCGCCTGGCAGCACGATGTGCAGGTGATGATTGAAGGGCCCGGCCATGTGCCGTTCCACATGATAGAGGAGAACATGCAGAAACAGCTTGAGTACTGCCATGAAGCCCCCTTCTATACCCTCGGCCCGCTTGTCACCGACATCGCCGCCGGCTACGACCATGTTAACTCATCAATCGGCGGTACCCTCATTGCCTTCCATGGCTGCTCGATGCTCTGCTATGTCACACCGAAGGAGCACCTCGGCCTTCCGGACAGGGATGATGTGCGCGAAGGAGTGGTAGTGCACCGGATTGCCGCCCACGCGGCCGATATTGCCAAGGGAAGTCCTGCGGCATGGCTGCACGATGAACTTATGAGCCAGGCACGGTACGCTTTTGCATGGGAAGACCAGTTCAACCTTTCACTTGATCCCGAAAAGGCGCGAAAGCTCCACACCGAAAGCTTGAAAGCAGCCGGCCATACTGGTGCGGACCCCGACTTCTGCACCATGTGCGGGCCCGACTTCTGCTCGATGAAAAAGTCGAAGGAAGCAAAAACCCTGCATTGA
- a CDS encoding SF1B family DNA helicase RecD2, with product MNGKPEDGKPEDGKPEGVTATERLSGVVETVRFFNPESGFSVLRIANDEEDPLVTVVGCIASVSPGQHVEALGRWQDDRNWGRQFKAESLSVIAPESREGMERYLASGMLKGVGPHLASLMMSAWGTDVFQIIETDPERLRDIPGIGPKKQALIVESWREHQAVREIMMFLQSHGVGTTRALKIYKVYGADSIGAINRDPYRLSRDIAGIGFRTADAIAQSIGIAADSPLRARAGMSWVLQELSSKGHCRVPEPMLLDAARQLLQIPDSVLEEALQVECAAGRIVAVLEGEERYCYLEYLWKAEQGVVEGIRRIAGGKLPWGRLDVERSVTEAEERSRLELSVSQREAVRLALSNKLLIITGGPGVGKTTIIRTLLSIPEVFGLKVLLTAPTGRAAKRLSEATGREGRTIHRLLEFDPATFDFKRSAHNPLEADLVIVDEASMIDVVLMNRLLPAIPKNAALILAGDVDQLPPVGPGAVLSDLISSGTVRVVRLTEIFRQAATSLIIQNAHRVNRGEGLLRHEGPGLGDFYFVESSSSDDIRRKLVQIVAERIPERFGLDPLDDIQVLTPMNRGPLGAESLNVLLQERLNGGGGKRIERFGVAYGRGDKVIQTVNNYEKEVFNGDIGIISAIDHEEGELQVLFDGREVRYQTGELDEMAPAWAITIHKSQGSEYPAVVIPLSMLHYPMLERNLIYTALTRGRKLVMVIGEEKALRLAVGKCSSKGRLTGLADALKGHVH from the coding sequence ATGAACGGAAAGCCTGAAGACGGAAAGCCTGAAGACGGAAAGCCTGAAGGCGTCACGGCAACAGAGCGGCTCAGCGGAGTTGTTGAAACGGTCCGGTTCTTCAACCCTGAATCAGGCTTCTCGGTGCTTCGCATCGCCAATGATGAAGAGGATCCGTTGGTGACCGTGGTCGGCTGCATTGCGTCCGTTTCTCCGGGCCAGCACGTCGAAGCGCTCGGCCGGTGGCAGGACGACAGGAACTGGGGCCGGCAGTTCAAGGCCGAAAGCCTGTCGGTGATTGCCCCCGAGAGCCGGGAGGGGATGGAGCGATATCTTGCTTCCGGCATGCTTAAAGGGGTGGGGCCCCACCTGGCCTCCCTCATGATGAGCGCCTGGGGAACGGATGTATTCCAGATAATCGAAACCGATCCGGAACGGCTTCGCGACATTCCGGGTATCGGGCCGAAAAAACAGGCACTCATCGTGGAGTCGTGGCGCGAGCATCAGGCGGTGCGTGAGATCATGATGTTTCTCCAGTCGCACGGCGTTGGTACGACGAGGGCGTTGAAAATCTATAAGGTCTACGGCGCTGACTCCATTGGCGCCATCAACCGTGATCCCTACCGGCTCAGCCGAGATATTGCGGGCATCGGGTTCAGGACGGCCGATGCCATTGCCCAAAGCATCGGTATTGCAGCGGATTCACCGCTGCGCGCACGGGCCGGGATGAGCTGGGTGCTGCAGGAACTTTCTTCCAAGGGTCACTGCAGGGTTCCCGAACCGATGCTTCTCGATGCTGCGCGTCAGCTGCTGCAGATACCCGACAGCGTCCTTGAGGAGGCTCTCCAGGTTGAATGTGCCGCGGGGCGCATTGTAGCCGTCCTGGAGGGAGAGGAGCGGTACTGTTATCTGGAGTACCTCTGGAAGGCAGAGCAGGGCGTGGTCGAGGGCATCCGGCGGATTGCCGGAGGGAAGCTTCCCTGGGGCAGGCTGGACGTAGAACGTTCGGTCACTGAGGCTGAAGAGCGTTCACGCCTGGAACTCTCTGTGTCGCAGCGGGAAGCCGTGCGGCTGGCGCTTTCCAACAAGCTGCTCATCATTACCGGCGGCCCCGGTGTCGGCAAGACCACCATCATCCGTACCCTGCTTTCCATTCCGGAGGTGTTCGGCCTCAAGGTGCTGCTTACCGCACCAACCGGCAGGGCGGCCAAGCGCCTTTCCGAGGCGACCGGCCGGGAGGGTCGAACTATCCACCGCCTTCTGGAATTCGACCCGGCAACGTTCGATTTCAAGCGCTCTGCACACAATCCGCTCGAGGCGGATCTGGTGATTGTCGATGAAGCCTCCATGATCGACGTGGTATTGATGAACCGGCTGCTTCCGGCCATACCGAAGAACGCCGCCCTCATCCTTGCCGGCGACGTGGACCAGCTTCCGCCTGTCGGCCCGGGTGCCGTGCTCAGTGACCTCATCAGTTCCGGAACGGTACGGGTGGTGCGCCTTACAGAGATTTTCCGCCAGGCGGCAACTTCGCTCATCATCCAGAACGCTCACCGTGTCAACCGGGGGGAGGGGCTCCTTCGTCATGAGGGCCCGGGGCTCGGTGACTTTTATTTCGTGGAGTCCTCGAGTTCCGACGACATCCGGAGAAAACTGGTGCAGATTGTCGCGGAACGGATCCCTGAGCGCTTCGGGCTCGACCCGCTGGATGACATTCAGGTACTGACCCCCATGAACCGGGGACCTCTCGGTGCAGAGTCGCTGAATGTCCTCCTTCAGGAGCGGCTGAACGGCGGAGGCGGGAAGCGGATCGAGCGGTTCGGGGTCGCCTACGGCAGGGGGGACAAGGTGATCCAGACCGTGAACAATTACGAAAAAGAGGTCTTCAACGGCGATATCGGAATCATTTCGGCCATCGACCACGAAGAGGGAGAGCTTCAGGTGCTTTTTGACGGCCGCGAAGTGCGCTACCAGACGGGTGAACTTGATGAAATGGCTCCTGCGTGGGCCATCACCATCCATAAAAGCCAGGGATCGGAATACCCAGCGGTGGTCATCCCGCTCTCGATGCTGCACTACCCGATGCTGGAGCGCAACCTCATCTACACGGCGCTCACCAGAGGGCGGAAGCTGGTCATGGTCATTGGGGAGGAAAAGGCCCTCCGCCTTGCGGTGGGGAAGTGCAGTTCGAAAGGTCGCCTCACCGGCCTCGCCGATGCCCTCAAGGGGCATGTGCACTGA
- a CDS encoding BCD family MFS transporter has translation MRIFNLVRLALFQMGFGIMLGFLHDTLNRVMVKELGIASTIVFGLISLKELLAVFGVKVWAGSLSDRSQILGYRRSPYILLGLVSCVVAFMYAPVAAYHVQVRGTDFATLFPAVLFDIGLWQLMVVFLLFGFGLQVATTAYYALIADYVGDKHIGKVTSSSWTLMVLTTIISARVVGTYLDVYTPERLINVGIAGGLVALVLGLIAFVGVEERNAVGKKGHAEESLGFVQSIRLLSQSPKTMFFAFYIFLSIFALFSNEIVMEPFGADVFGMPVGVTTKLFRPTMGGMQLVFMLITGFLLNRIGNKNGALIGNLFCMAGFSIIIFSGFARDESLLRIGLVVTGIGLGASSVSNITMMMTMTAGRSGVYIGLWGTAQSLAMFLGHFGAGVIRDVVHAFSGSYMMAYSAIFGLEILAFGLASLLLPRISKEEFEEESRVKFSEVLKNSGID, from the coding sequence ATGCGCATTTTCAATCTGGTCCGCCTCGCACTTTTCCAGATGGGTTTCGGCATCATGCTGGGTTTTCTGCACGATACCCTCAACCGGGTGATGGTCAAGGAGCTCGGCATTGCCTCCACTATCGTGTTCGGGCTCATCAGCCTCAAGGAGCTGCTGGCCGTGTTCGGCGTGAAGGTATGGGCCGGTAGCCTGTCCGACCGTTCACAGATTCTCGGCTACCGCCGTTCGCCCTACATTCTTCTCGGGCTCGTGAGCTGTGTCGTGGCCTTCATGTATGCACCCGTGGCGGCTTACCACGTGCAGGTCCGCGGAACGGATTTCGCCACCCTCTTTCCGGCTGTCCTGTTTGATATCGGTCTCTGGCAGCTCATGGTGGTGTTCCTCCTTTTCGGTTTCGGTCTTCAGGTTGCAACCACCGCCTATTACGCACTCATCGCCGATTATGTAGGTGACAAGCACATCGGCAAGGTCACCTCTTCGAGCTGGACCCTCATGGTGCTCACCACGATCATTTCTGCCCGTGTCGTCGGCACCTATCTTGATGTCTATACGCCGGAACGGCTTATCAACGTGGGCATTGCCGGCGGCCTTGTTGCACTGGTCCTCGGCCTTATTGCCTTTGTGGGTGTCGAGGAGCGAAACGCCGTCGGGAAGAAAGGCCACGCGGAGGAGTCGCTCGGCTTTGTTCAGTCGATCCGCCTTCTCTCGCAGTCGCCGAAAACGATGTTTTTCGCGTTCTATATCTTCCTTTCCATCTTTGCTCTCTTTTCCAACGAGATCGTCATGGAGCCTTTCGGTGCCGATGTTTTCGGTATGCCGGTCGGAGTGACAACCAAACTGTTCCGTCCCACCATGGGCGGCATGCAGCTGGTCTTCATGCTGATCACGGGCTTCCTCCTGAACCGCATCGGCAATAAGAACGGGGCCCTCATCGGCAACTTGTTCTGCATGGCGGGTTTTTCCATCATCATCTTCTCCGGCTTTGCCCGGGATGAGTCACTGCTCCGCATCGGCCTGGTGGTCACCGGTATCGGCCTCGGCGCGTCAAGCGTGTCGAACATCACCATGATGATGACCATGACGGCGGGACGCAGCGGTGTCTACATCGGTCTCTGGGGGACGGCACAGAGCCTTGCAATGTTCCTCGGTCATTTCGGCGCGGGCGTCATCCGCGATGTGGTGCACGCCTTCAGTGGAAGCTACATGATGGCCTACAGTGCGATTTTCGGACTTGAAATCCTTGCTTTCGGTCTGGCAAGCCTGCTGTTGCCGAGGATTTCAAAGGAGGAGTTTGAAGAGGAGAGCCGGGTGAAGTTTTCTGAGGTGCTCAAAAACAGCGGCATCGACTAG